In a single window of the Candidatus Nezhaarchaeota archaeon genome:
- the feoB gene encoding ferrous iron transport protein B translates to MKLRSRVAKKLRIALAGNANVGKSVIFNYLTGLHQHIGNWPGKTVEKAEGTLYFKGYAIDVVDLPGIYSFSTFSMEEEVSRDYIVTDKPDVVINVVDASALERNLYFTLQLIELEAPLVIALNQVDVAKKKGIEIDVARLEEALGAPVIPTVAIRGRGLHTLLEKAIQVAEEKKARRAPIRFGEEVEERVAKLTKEAERLSLRYPPRYIAIRLLEGDEAMEREVASLDPKVALFAKELAIEIEKIHGHPCHTVIAAERYEAAGRIAREVQRLTLPAKPRLEERLHDLTTHRVAGYLIMASVLLSLFHLIFTVGSYASGALTELLYGVKPFLTNLLGAGVAGELAWNIMEGVIAVVTIALPYIIPLYIALYFLEDSGYLGRAAFLMDSVMHKVGLHGKAIIPLILGYGCSVPACLGCRIMETHRERLLAIFVTTLVPCAARTVVILSLVGRYLGTWWALALYAFNLAVVFTLGRLAFKSLPGEPTALIMEMPDYKWPHLVTVLKQTWFRVLEFAKIALPLMIVGGLALRLMEALSLLKQVTEALSPITVAWLGLPAITGVAIVFGVLRKELALVMLAELFGTADFAEVPGFGGVQMVVFTVVIMFYIPCVATIAALVKEVGWRRALLITAFEVAFAIALGGLAFRALGPLAHIVGL, encoded by the coding sequence TTGAAGTTGAGGAGCAGGGTGGCTAAGAAGCTCCGCATAGCCCTAGCGGGGAACGCAAACGTTGGCAAGTCTGTAATCTTTAACTACTTGACCGGTCTACATCAACACATCGGCAACTGGCCTGGGAAGACGGTGGAGAAGGCTGAAGGGACGCTGTATTTTAAGGGATACGCAATAGACGTCGTCGACCTTCCTGGGATATACTCCTTCTCCACGTTCTCCATGGAGGAGGAGGTTTCAAGGGACTACATAGTTACTGATAAGCCAGACGTGGTGATAAACGTCGTAGACGCCTCCGCTTTAGAGCGAAACCTCTACTTCACGCTTCAGCTAATAGAGCTCGAGGCGCCCTTAGTGATAGCACTAAACCAGGTGGACGTAGCGAAGAAGAAGGGGATAGAGATAGACGTAGCGAGGCTAGAGGAAGCTCTAGGAGCACCTGTAATCCCAACGGTGGCGATAAGAGGTAGGGGGCTACATACCCTGCTGGAAAAGGCGATTCAAGTTGCCGAGGAAAAGAAGGCTAGGCGCGCCCCAATAAGGTTTGGAGAGGAGGTCGAGGAAAGGGTCGCCAAGCTGACGAAGGAGGCTGAGAGGCTGAGCCTCCGCTACCCGCCGAGGTACATAGCTATAAGGCTACTCGAAGGGGATGAAGCAATGGAGAGAGAGGTAGCAAGCCTAGACCCTAAGGTGGCCCTTTTCGCTAAAGAGCTTGCAATTGAGATCGAGAAGATTCACGGCCACCCATGCCACACAGTAATAGCGGCTGAGCGTTACGAGGCCGCTGGGCGCATAGCTAGAGAAGTACAGAGGCTCACACTGCCGGCGAAGCCAAGGCTCGAGGAGAGGCTCCACGACCTCACGACCCATAGAGTAGCAGGCTACTTAATAATGGCCTCCGTCTTGCTATCGTTATTCCACCTGATCTTCACCGTGGGCAGCTATGCCTCGGGGGCCTTGACGGAGCTCCTATACGGGGTAAAGCCCTTTCTCACCAACCTCTTAGGGGCAGGAGTTGCCGGAGAGCTAGCGTGGAACATCATGGAGGGGGTGATCGCCGTGGTAACCATCGCCCTGCCGTACATCATCCCACTCTACATAGCACTGTACTTCTTAGAAGACTCTGGCTACTTAGGTAGAGCTGCGTTCCTAATGGACAGCGTCATGCATAAAGTGGGGCTTCACGGGAAGGCCATCATTCCCCTGATACTAGGCTATGGATGCAGCGTCCCAGCCTGTCTAGGGTGCAGGATAATGGAGACACATAGGGAGAGGCTCCTAGCCATCTTCGTCACAACGCTAGTTCCATGCGCCGCCCGCACAGTCGTAATCTTAAGCCTAGTTGGCAGGTACCTAGGCACCTGGTGGGCGCTGGCGCTCTACGCATTTAACCTGGCAGTCGTCTTCACCCTCGGGAGGCTGGCGTTTAAGTCCCTCCCAGGTGAGCCTACCGCCCTCATCATGGAGATGCCAGACTACAAGTGGCCGCACCTAGTGACGGTCTTGAAGCAAACCTGGTTCAGAGTACTGGAGTTCGCTAAGATCGCCCTCCCGCTGATGATCGTTGGGGGCCTAGCGCTTAGGCTTATGGAGGCGCTTAGCCTCCTCAAACAGGTAACAGAGGCGCTTAGCCCGATCACGGTTGCGTGGCTAGGGCTACCAGCAATAACAGGAGTGGCGATAGTGTTCGGGGTACTTAGGAAAGAGCTGGCGCTAGTCATGCTCGCAGAGCTTTTCGGGACGGCCGACTTCGCAGAGGTCCCTGGGTTTGGAGGCGTTCAGATGGTGGTCTTCACAGTCGTGATCATGTTCTACATCCCGTGTGTAGCGACAATAGCAGCCTTAGTTAAGGAGGTTGGGTGGAGGAGGGCCTTGCTGATAACGGCCTTCGAAGTGGCTTTCGCCATAGCGTTAGGGGGGCTGGCCTTTA